A genomic stretch from Vanrija pseudolonga chromosome 6, complete sequence includes:
- the HCBT2 gene encoding Anthranilate N-benzoyltransferase protein 2: protein MTQLQFQPVGGPSPDDLEIVGVDSYVVRAPADAPKHELAGRSIPVDGQSLAMSDLYMSTCIFFSSEADPSLKGRTLADVKAALDQGLERLVAQFPAASSNFGKGEDDIWHINYTDHGIPVQLATSPRALGRGYIGAGGRVDHNVCARNFYVADHAHPGLIIKVTRFACGSVAIGTSTHHWIVDFAGYYDMMALLAKAMSQPHEDLPYRNHTRDIVKLVANVPSEPFPADEWYIENGAGVWDKRDFKLAPSNVTNRMVYISRDKLEQLKFDTVRSAHTLPVDERPSKFSWISTNDAIAALLWSSVTAARRISDAEGDSRIVLTVDGRRYVPGADSYVGNVHTMHTTAVPLSVLNSQSVSGVLKVAHRLRDDLNQLSDGKMAAIIRLQGEDLRKRFMPNYKPFFGHDVLISNLTKYDWTGLTFGALGSPVYTTIVSTAPIQAGSLVIEGSDGTVFIQSAPQGFSPEGSGERNCEAASKGADWGAKPGVIALIGLRSCDVEAFESLPLVKRYAVVLP, encoded by the exons ATGACCCAGCTCCAGTTCCAGCCCGTCGGCGGTCCCAGccccgacgacctcgagatcGTCGGTGTCGACTCGTATGTCGTGCgtgcgccggccgacgcacccaagcacgagctcgccggccggTCGATCCCGGTGGATGGTCAGAGTTTGGCCATGAGCGACCTCTACATG TCCACCTGCATCTTCTTCTCGTCAGAGGCAGACCCTTCGCTCAAAGGCCGCACCCTCGCAGACGTCAAGGCTGCGCTCGACcagggcctcgagcgcctcgtcgcccagttccccgccgcgtcgtccaactttggcaagggcgaggacgacatcTGGCACATCAACTACACCGACCACGGCATCCCCGTCCAGCTCGCCACTTCGCCACGCGCTCTGGGTCGGGGGTACattggcgccggcggccgcgtcgaccacAATGTGTGCGCGCGCAACTTTTACGTCGCCGACCACGCCCATCCTGGCCTCATCATCAAGGTGACGAGGTTTGCGTGCGGTTCGGTCGCCATCggcaccagcacccaccaCTGGATCGTCGACTTTGCCGGTTACTATGACATGatggcgctgctcgccaaggccatgTCCCAGCCGCACGAGGACCTGCCCTACCGCAACCATACCCGCGACATTGTCAAGCTCGTAGCCAACGTGCCGTCCGAGCCGTTCCCCGCCGACGAATGGTACATCGAGAACGGCGCCGGGGTGTGGGATAAGCGTGACTTCAAGCTTGCCCCGAGCAACGTCACCAACCGCATGGTCTACATTTCGCgcgacaagctcgagcagctcaagtTTGACACTGTCCGGAGTGCCCATACCCTGCCTGTGGACGAGCGGCCCAGCAAGTTTAGCTGGATCTCTACCAACGATGCTATCGCTGCCCTGCTCTGGAGCTCGGTCACTGCCGCCCGTAGGatcagcgacgccgagggtgaTTCGCGCATCGTGCTCACCGTCGACGGCCGTCGCTACGTTCCTGGCGCCGACTCGTACGTCGGCAACGTCCACACTATGCACACCACGGCCGTGCCGCTCAGCGTGCTCAACTCCCAGAGCGTTTCGGGCGTGCTCAAAGTCGCCCACCGcctccgcgacgacctcaaCCAGCTGTCGGATGGCAAGATGGCCGCCATCATCCGCCTCCAGGGCGAGGACCTCCGCAAGCGGTTCATGCCAAACTACAAACCCTTCTTTGGCCACGACGTCTTGATTAGCAACCTGACAAAGTATGACTGGACTGGTCTCACGTTTGGCGCTCTTGGTTCGCCCGTCTACACGACGATTGTGTCCACCGCGCCGATTCAGGCGGGGTCGCTGGTTATCGAAGGGTCGGATGGCACCGTGTTCATCCAGAGTGCTCCGCAGGGGTTCAGCCCGGAGGGTAGCGGTGAGCGGAACTGTGAGGCTGCCAGCAAGGGTGCCGACTGGGGCGCCAAGCCTGGCGTGATTGCTCTCATCGGACTCCGCTCGTGCGATGTCGAGGCGTTTGAGAGTCTGCCGCTGGTGAAGCGGTATGCTGTTGTGCTGCCGTAG
- the CYP94A1 gene encoding Cytochrome P450 94A1: MSYHDLLTASRLANSSANLVVDAVKDGGSIRTTALVAIPSSLAGLAILLVALLFYRFPDIAVGTRPRPDLKGPKGHPLLGNLLFTMKNKDPLGWQLKAQEKYGVGWSFTLPGVGRLIDVSRPDWIQHVQKDNYLGYVKGNEFHNMMKDVLGSGIFTVDGDKWKHQRKIAARIFTVNTFKNIITGAIRDDLVLLDKILAEKAATGEMFNIQDLYFRFTLSSFVKIAFSQDTGSLSHPDSPDEFGEAFAYAQKVLDMRFVKPFWSVTEKFNEIGRKMRASRKVIDDFSDSIVRKRLAEAKQGNVANAEHTDADGRRQDLLDLFIAHRNKDGSPLDPKSLRDAILNLLIAGRDTTAEALSWMTWRMITNPETYKFVKEEISTQLEDTGSLDIDYGDFKQHVRKLAAMHETLRLHPSIPKNIRRAVADDVLPNGGPRIDKGDIVLYSDWAMGRNPDVWGPDAAEFRPSRWIDDDGTFSRVPANKAHFFSAGPRACLGSTLAIFEVCQVINVVFGKYDVELVDLGPKNSATRDAVPDYLNSLTHPMKRPLMVKVKKCT, encoded by the exons aTGTCGTACCACGACCTTCTCACTGCCAGCCGGCTGGCCAACTCGTCAgccaacctcgtcgtcgacgccgtcaaggacGGTGGCTCCATCCGTACAACCGCCCTGGTGGCCATTcccagctcgctcgcgggcCTGGCCATTcttctcgtcgccctcctaTTCTATCGCTTCCCAGACATTGCCGTCGgcactcgtcctcgccccgATCTCAAGGGCCCCAAGGGCCACCCGCTGCTTGGCAACCTGCTCTTCACCATGAAGAACAAGGACCCCCTCGGATGGCAGCTGAAGGCCCAGGAAAAGTACGGCGTCGGCTGGTCATTCACGCTTCCCGGGGTCGGACGCCTCATCGACGTCTCTCGACCCGACTGGATCCAGCATGTGCAAAAGGACAACTACCTCGGATACGTCAAGGGCAACGAGTTCCACAACATGATGAAGGACGTGCTCGGCAGCGGTATCTTCACCGTCGACGGTGACAAGTGGAAGCACCAGAGGAAGATTGCCGCAAGAATCTTCACCGTCAACACGTTCAAGAACATTATCACGGGGGCCATTCGTGACGAtctcgtgctcctcgacaAGATTCTCGCGGAAAAGGCTGCCACTGGCGAAATGTTCAACATTCAAGACCTCTACTTTCGCTTCACCCTCTCGAGCTTTGTGAAGATCGCCTTTAGCCAGGACACTGGCTCCTTGTCGCACCCCGACAGCCCCGACGAGTTTGGCGAGGCGTTTGCCTACGCCCAAAAGGTGCTCGATATGCGTTTTGTCAAGCCCTTCTGGTCGGTCACAGAAAAGTTTAATGAAATCGGGCGCAAgatgcgcgcgtcgcgcaaGGTCATCGACGATTTCTCCGACAGCATCGTGCGCAAGCgtctcgccgaggccaagcagggcaacgtcgccaacgccgagcacaccgacgccgacgggcgcaGGCAagacctgctcgacctgtTCATTGCCCACCGCAATAAGGACGGATCGCCCCTGGACCCGAAAAGTCTGCGGGATGCGATTTTAAACCTCCTAATTGCTGG CCGTGACACCACCGCTGAAGCCCTCTCCTGGATGACCTGGCGCATGATCACCAACCCCGAGACGTACAAGTTTGTCAAGGAGGAGATCAGTACCCAGCTCGAAGACACCGGATCCCTTGACATTGACTACGGCGACTTTAAGCAGCACgtgcgcaagctcgccgccatgCACGAGACGCTGCGCCTGCACCCCAGCATCCCCAAGAACATTCGCCGAGCGGTCGCAGACGACGTGCTGCCCAACGGCGGCCCACGCATCGACAAGGGTGACATTGTGCTCTACTCTGACTGGGCCATGGGCCGCAACCCCGACGTCTGGGGTCCCGACGCCGCTGAATTCCGCCCGTCGCGCtggatcgacgacgacgggacCTTCAGCCGCGTGCCAGCCAACAAGGCGCACTTCTTCTCGGCCGGGCCACGCGCCTGCCTTGGCTCTACCCTCGCCATCTTCGAGGTCTGCCAGGTCATCAATGTCGTGTTTGGCAAGTACGATGTCGAGCTGGTTGATCTTGGGCCGAAAAACTCGGCCACGCGCGACGCTGTGCCCGACTACCTCAACTCTCTCACCCACCCCATGAAGCGGCCACTCATGGTCAAGGTGAAGAAGTGCACATAG
- the FAXDC2_2 gene encoding Fatty acid hydroxylase domain-containing protein 2 — MSVTTTTTKQLAPPTTVGILRPTIQREPEAVGQRIAPSLQYHGRTLDVVEEKMYQKRKWAYLRGAYENTKAMGIMPHVILMAMTIIFNKSPLAPMLYTWLNSYDQWTIWVVVSATIFTVTEIAVIALFTYLDLCQPQWIAKYKVQPNKHSTWKDIKKAIPTVAFNMFVVNTLSNLAFVHLARWRGNSTRFEDLPGGWKLFGQWFVCLMAEEVGFYFVHRALHHRSVYKHIHKQHHEYKAPSSISATYAHPIEYYFSNIMPIVVGLIITGGHWSLQMMFFHGLMIGTHAHHSGYNLPFLTVALPHDWHHYYTNENFGAIGLLDGIFKTDTVYKAWIASVQSEFEKTKVKGGAKHVMYHEVAAEILNRYEDEQEAEELAK, encoded by the exons ATGTCCgtaacgacgacgacgacaaagcagctcgccccgcccaccactGTGGGCATTCTCCGCCCTACCATCCAGCGCGAGCCAGAGGCCGTTGGCCAGCGCATCGCACCCTCCCTCCAGTACCATGGCCgcacgctcgacgtcgtcgaggagaagatGTACCAGAAGCGCAAGTGGGCCTACCTTCGCGGCGCGTACGAAAACACCAAGGCGATGGGCATCATGCCGCACGTGATTCTCATGGCCATGACCATCATCTTCAACAagtcgccgctcgcgccaaTGCTCTACACCTGGCTCAACTCGTACGACCAGTGGACCATCTGGGTGGTTGTATCCGCCACAATCTTCACCGTCACCGAaatcgccgtcatcgccctCTTCACCTACCTCGACCTGTGCCAGCCGCAGTGGATCGCAAAGTACAAGGTCCAGCCCAACAAGCACAGCACGTGGAAGGACATCAAGAAGGCCATCCCCACCGTCGCGTTCAACATGTTTGTCGTCAACACGCTGTCGAATCTCGCGTTCGTGCAcctggcgcgctggcgcggcaACTCGACGCGCTTCGAGGACCTGCCTGGCGGCTGGAAACTGTTTGGCCAGTGGTTCGTCTGCCTGATGGCCGAAGAGGTCGGCTTTTACTTTGTCCATCGCGCGCTCCACCACCGCTCAGTCTACAAGCACATCCACAAGCAGCACCACGAGTACAAGGCCCCCTCATCCATCTCGGCGACGTATGCGCACCCTATCGAGTACTACTTTTCCAACATTATGCCGATTGTGGTGGGGTTGATTATCACCGGAGGCCACTGGTCGCTGCAGATGATGTTCTTCCACGGCCTCATGATCGGCACCCATGCCCACCACTCGGGGTACAATC TTCCATTCCTCACCGTCGCTCTCCCGCACGACTGGCACCACTACTACACCAACGAAAACTTTGGCGCcatcggcctgctcgacggcatcTTCAAGACCGACACGGTGTACAAAGCGTGGATTGCGAGTGTGCAGAGCGAGTTTGAGAAGACCAAGGTGAAGGGCGGTGCCAAGCATGTCATGTACCACGAGGTGGCTGCCGAGATTCTGAACCGGTATGAAGATGagcaggaggccgaggagctggcgAAGTGA